The Pocillopora verrucosa isolate sample1 chromosome 14, ASM3666991v2, whole genome shotgun sequence genome has a segment encoding these proteins:
- the LOC131785785 gene encoding neuropeptide Y receptor type 1-like, translating into MNGTKNYSVQDCFGEPSTVTTAFKALAYVCIFVVSLVGNGGILLAIYKNKQLRRSINYFVFNMAVSDILNPLTILPVTFVEIVSGSDTWKVDDPWLLGNFLCKLSFFLPDVSVAVSIESLLLISLDRLIAVAFPLRTRYLSPKVHLMSILCAWIIAIAVHAPYFYTFRLQLYENKTYCVANWGPTFNHVETHKRFVTATFITFVLVPICVLVIVYSVIAWNLCQERKKMEQESSNHQKKLGKQSKKIVCSSVAIVAAFAFCMIPQLVFIFTRIFVWNWEVPPNCAFRTTIPFIASFMLHAWSAVNPCICFIFIKTYRDTLKKLLCSLWSTVNHTQTLDLSMNPATLALRIQKCRSTQV; encoded by the coding sequence ATGAATGGAACAAAGAATTACAGTGTGCAAGACTGCTTTGGGGAACCAAGCACAGTGACCACTGCTTTCAAAGCTCTGGCCTATGTTTGCATTTTCGTTGTATCTTTGGTCGGAAATGGCGGCATCCTTTTGGCTATTTACAAGAACAAACAGCTGAGGAGATCTATAAACTACTTTGTCTTTAATATGGCTGTGTCTGATATATTAAATCCGTTGACAATCCTGCCAGTAACATTCGTTGAGATTGTCTCAGGATCTGATACTTGGAAAGTTGACGACCCGTGGTTGTTAGGAAACTTCCTTTGCAAACTTTCCTTCTTTCTCCCCGATGTTTCTGTTGCAGTATCAATTGAAAGCCTGCTGTTGATATCGCTGGACAGACTTATCGCTGTTGCCTTTCCGCTTAGGACAAGATATCTTTCACCGAAAGTTCATCTAATGAGTATCCTCTGTGCATGGATCATCGCCATCGCAGTTCATGCACCTTATTTTTACACTTTCAGGCTACAGCTTTACGAAAACAAAACTTACTGTGTCGCCAATTGGGGACCAACCTTTAATCATGTGGAAACACACAAACGATTTGTCACAGCAACGTTTATTACTTTTGTGTTAGTGCCAATCTGTGTCCTGGTGATCGTGTACAGTGTAATAGCTTGGAACTTGTGCCAAGAGCGAAAGAAAATGGAGCAAGAGTCGAGTAATCATCAAAAGAAACTtggcaaacaaagcaaaaaaattgtttgtagcTCTGTAGCTATTGTAGCAGCTTTCGCTTTCTGCATGATTCCACAGCTTGTTTTTATCTTTACACGCATATTTGTTTGGAATTGGGAAGTGCCGCCGAATTGCGCTTTTCGCACAACGATCCCGTTCATTGCCTCTTTCATGTTGCACGCATGGAGTGCTGTTAATCCTTGCATTTGCTTTATATTCATTAAGACCTATCGAGACACTCTGAAGAAATTGCTCTGCTCTCTGTGGTCAACTGTAAATCATACACAGACTTTGGATCTATCGATGAATCCCGCTACGTTAGCACTAAGGATTCAAAAATGTCGTTCTACGCAAGTCTGA
- the LOC131785798 gene encoding growth hormone secretagogue receptor type 1-like — protein sequence MIGNSSWGQLIKNFSSDAEHAAAQSTTDQDCVPRNGQAEKAWKAIAYSLILVVSFVGNVLVLLIFYKNRQLRRSPINFFVFNMAFSDLFNPFTIMPITVVQIISGSDSWKVSNPWLLGNILCKLCYFLPDVSLIVSIQTLLLISFDRLLAVVFPFKASLISPKVRLTAISCTWLIASALHAPYFYTFQLFSDQNEAYCKQLWEPTIADHLETHKKFVTATYIIFFLVPFCLLVFVYGIIAWTLSNNNKRRQRELSCIQRQRDQKLRKTIRMSAAIIIAFFICTTPLFVYMFTMIFIWNWTDDLQACSFHTWIPFFSFFMVHAWSAVNPCICLICINVYRSSLVRILPFSSNVVHVTATR from the coding sequence ATGATTGGAAATTCAAGCTGGGGACAACTAATCAAAAACTTTTCATCCGACGCGGAACATGCAGCAGCTCAAAGCACCACTGACCAAGATTGCGTTCCAAGAAATGGCCAGGCCGAAAAAGCTTGGAAAGCCATAGCTTACTCCTTGATTCTCGTGGTTTCCTTCGTCGGGAATGTCCTGGTTTTATtaatcttctacaaaaacagaCAGCTGCGAAGGTCACCCATCAACTTCTTCGTCTTTAACATGGCCTTTTCCGatctatttaaccctttcaccatCATGCCTATCACAGTCGTTCAGATAATCTCAGGATCTGACTCCTGGAAAGTTTCCAATCCATGGCTACTCGGAAATATTTTGTGCAAACTTTGCTACTTTCTTCCAGATGTTTCGTTAATAGTCTCTATCCAGACCCTTCTATTGATCTCATTTGACAGGCTCTTAGCTGTGGTCTTTCCGTTTAAAGCCAGTCTCATCTCCCCAAAGGTACGATTGACTGCTATCTCGTGCACATGGCTTATCGCGTCTGCTCTTCATGCACCTTATTTTTACACTTTTCAATTGTTCTCCGACCAAAACGAAGCATATTGCAAGCAGCTTTGGGAACCTACAATCGCAGATCACCTAGAGACACACAAGAAGTTTGTCACAGCAACatatatcattttctttttagtgcCTTTCTGCCTCTTGGTCTTTGTGTACGGCATCATCGCGTGGACTTTAAGTAATAACAACAAAAGGAGACAAAGAGAATTATCTTGCATACAACGCCAACGGGATCAGAAGCTCCGTAAAACTATCCGAATGTCAGCAGCTataataattgctttttttatttgcacGACCCCACTTTTTGTTTACATGTTCACCATGATTTTTATTTGGAACTGGACTGACGACCTGCAAGCGTGCTCATTTCACACGTGGATtccattcttttctttctttatggtTCATGCTTGGAGTGCTGTAAATCCAtgcatttgtttaatttgtattaACGTCTATCGGAGCAGCCTTGTGCGAATTTTACCATTTAGCTCCAATGTCGTCCATGTAACTGCTACTCGATAA
- the LOC131785786 gene encoding neuropeptide Y receptor type 1-like, with translation MFSNCTLEQLGCGNTSANISEDAEISDDRECFGKEDNRTEIFFKALAYSLILLVSLSGNILILIITYKNKQLRKSVYYFVFNMAVSDLFIPLTIMLIRIVNISAGPDSWKVDSPWLLGNILCKLCHFLPDVSLIVSIESLLLISLDRLVSALSPLNTTFESAKARVIGILCTWIIASAVHSPYFYTFRLISEEDGETLCVFDWEPAFDRQKTHKIYSTTIHIAFVITPISLLIIVYGTIAWILKKRNNRNRTQLSYQLRRLEQQRRKVIQMTVALVICFVSCMIPTVVYMFTRIFLWDWDDPPICAFETVLRFIAGFMVLSWSALNPCTCLIFTRIYRRGLRRLLPILS, from the coding sequence atgttttcaaattgtaCCTTGGAACAACTTGGCTGTGGAAACACTTCGGCAAACATATCGGAGGATGCTGAGATTTCAGACGACCGAGAATGTTTTGGGAAAGAAGACAACCGGACTGAAATATTCTTCAAAGCACTGGCTTACTCTCTCATCCTTCTTGTTtctctttctggaaacattttGATCCTGATAATcacttacaaaaacaaacagttgCGAAAATCCGTCTATTACTTCGTGTTCAACATGGCAGTATCCGACTTGTTTATTCCTCTGACCATCATGCTCATCAGAATCGTTAACATCTCTGCGGGACCAGATTCTTGGAAAGTTGACAGTCCTTGGCTACTGGGAAACATTCTTTGCAAACTGTGTCACTTTCTTCCTGATGTTTCCCTTATTGTATCAATCGAAAGCCTACTCTTGATATCACTGGATAGACTAGTGTCTGCACTGTCTCCACTAAACACCACATTCGAGTCAGCGAAAGCACGTGTTATTGGAATTCTGTGTACGTGGATCATCGCCTCTGCAGTTCACTCTCCCTATTTTTATACTTTCAGACTGATTTCAGAGGAAGACGGAGAAACTCTTTGCGTGTTTGACTGGGAACCAGCCTTCGATCGTCAAAAAACACACAAGATATATAGCACAACAATTCACATCGCTTTTGTCATCACACCAATTTCTCTTCTAATCATTGTGTATGGGACCATTGCCTGGATCTTGAAGAAGAGAAACAACCGAAACAGGACACAACTTTCCTATCAACTACGTCGTCTAGAGCAACAACGAAGAAAGGTCATCCAAATGACGGTGGCCTTAGTAATTTGCTTCGTTTCATGCATGATACCGACGGTTGTTTATATGTTCACTCGAATATTCCTCTGGGATTGGGATGACCCACCCATTTGTGCGTTTGAAACGGTGCTTAGGTTCATAGCTGGATTCATGGTGTTGTCTTGGAGCGCTTTGAATCCATGCACCTGCTTGATATTTACGAGGATATATCGTAGAGGCCTTAGAAGACTTTTACCAATCCTCAGTTGA